The Deinococcus sonorensis KR-87 genome includes a window with the following:
- a CDS encoding DUF72 domain-containing protein produces MKVYIGTGGYSNDDWLGLLYPEGTRKTEYLEVYAQAFDAAELNSSFYGIPGLKAFEGMVRKSGGRVRFSIKLHQVFTHQRTPQDSDFDRMLQSPEPLREANVMGPYLAQFPYSFHRTAENRRYLQMLAERFAGHELAVELRHGSWDQPQVREGMGEFGLIWVSPDYPPVGGMPEPQLHVTGEVAYLRLHGRNKGSWWEGQSASERHDYLYSRAEMDEWAEKIALVAEDTEELYIYFENTTQGHALKNIPMLRDALEARGVPVWRPAPASQSERLL; encoded by the coding sequence ATGAAGGTCTACATCGGCACCGGTGGGTACTCCAACGACGACTGGCTGGGCCTACTGTACCCGGAAGGAACGCGGAAAACGGAGTACCTGGAGGTCTATGCTCAGGCCTTCGATGCGGCCGAGCTGAACAGCAGCTTCTATGGCATCCCTGGCCTGAAGGCCTTTGAGGGAATGGTGCGCAAGAGTGGCGGCCGGGTGCGCTTCAGCATCAAACTGCATCAGGTGTTCACCCATCAGCGGACGCCACAGGACAGCGACTTTGACCGCATGCTGCAGAGCCCGGAGCCGCTGCGGGAAGCGAACGTGATGGGACCCTATCTGGCCCAGTTCCCCTATTCATTTCACCGGACGGCCGAGAACCGCCGTTACCTGCAGATGCTGGCCGAACGGTTCGCCGGTCACGAGCTGGCGGTGGAACTGCGGCACGGCAGCTGGGACCAGCCGCAGGTCCGAGAAGGCATGGGTGAGTTCGGGCTGATCTGGGTCAGCCCGGACTATCCGCCGGTCGGTGGGATGCCGGAGCCGCAGCTGCACGTGACCGGCGAGGTGGCCTACCTGCGTCTGCACGGCCGCAACAAGGGCAGCTGGTGGGAAGGGCAGAGCGCCTCCGAGCGGCACGATTACCTGTACTCCCGCGCCGAAATGGATGAGTGGGCCGAGAAGATTGCGCTGGTCGCCGAGGACACCGAGGAGTTGTACATCTACTTCGAGAACACCACCCAGGGGCACGCCCTGAAGAACATTCCCATGCTCCGAGATGCGCTAGAAGCGCGGGGCGTTCCGGTGTGGCGTCCGGCCCCCGCCAGCCAGAGCGAGCGGCTGCTGTAG
- a CDS encoding sensor domain-containing diguanylate cyclase: MTAAPMPPDEAARLMALARYEILDTPGEVAFDRITRLAAHLLRAPVAAINFVDQFRQWGKSTVGLGSSTAPRHDSFCAWTILQSGPMVIENAHTDPRFAHNPMVTGDPHVHMYAGAPLRTPSGHHVGTLCVTDSGPHILTAADLQALQDLADLVVSELELRVSTLHLQRELGAQEQINQELRRTLAHAQVLDGITSLFDLDLSPEDVTLASASLLGEAMATDYTGLITFQGETLSIQAGYSHPRAPVLDLDASSQTPLWPGGVTHSLRTSTAPSYLDDYLAHPSALPWAVAAGVRQLAWLPLGVRGDTTFLLMAVRLQDHPVPRWRSSDRALLEAAGRSVRSALDRRALMEVAMDQARQDALTSVLNRRAFDEDLAAWDAEGRAYTLAVLDLDGMKAVNDQEGHAQGDKILRVFASVLRSGELDQGRIYRVGGDEFTLLLPGPWSEDEVLEVVETAVLAAQQVSVLRVGVSVGVAKAEGQPAAALLALADARMYQAKRRRKAAREQALEATM; encoded by the coding sequence GTGACTGCTGCCCCCATGCCGCCTGACGAGGCGGCGCGCCTGATGGCCCTGGCCCGGTACGAGATTCTCGATACCCCTGGCGAGGTCGCGTTCGACCGGATCACCCGGCTGGCCGCACACCTGCTGCGGGCGCCGGTGGCCGCCATCAATTTCGTGGACCAGTTCCGGCAGTGGGGCAAGTCGACCGTGGGACTGGGCAGTTCCACGGCCCCGCGGCACGACTCATTCTGCGCCTGGACCATTCTGCAGTCCGGCCCAATGGTCATCGAGAACGCCCACACTGATCCGCGCTTCGCCCACAATCCGATGGTGACGGGTGACCCGCATGTCCACATGTATGCTGGCGCGCCGCTGCGCACCCCCAGCGGCCACCACGTAGGCACCCTCTGCGTCACCGACAGCGGTCCGCACATCCTCACGGCCGCCGATCTGCAGGCGCTGCAGGATCTGGCCGATCTGGTGGTCAGCGAGCTGGAACTGCGGGTGAGCACGCTGCATCTGCAGCGTGAGCTGGGCGCGCAGGAGCAGATCAACCAGGAGTTGCGCCGCACGCTGGCGCACGCCCAGGTGCTGGACGGCATCACCAGCCTGTTCGACCTGGACCTAAGCCCGGAAGATGTCACGCTGGCGTCCGCGAGCCTGCTGGGCGAGGCGATGGCCACCGACTACACCGGCCTGATCACCTTCCAGGGAGAAACACTCTCGATTCAGGCCGGCTACTCGCATCCGCGCGCACCGGTGCTTGACCTGGACGCGTCGAGTCAGACGCCGCTGTGGCCGGGCGGCGTGACCCACAGCCTGCGGACGTCCACAGCCCCGAGCTATCTGGACGATTACCTGGCCCACCCGAGTGCCCTGCCCTGGGCAGTGGCCGCGGGTGTCCGCCAGCTGGCCTGGCTGCCACTGGGCGTCCGTGGCGACACCACCTTCCTGCTGATGGCCGTGCGCCTTCAGGACCATCCGGTGCCGCGCTGGCGCAGCAGTGACCGGGCCCTCTTGGAGGCGGCCGGCCGCAGCGTGCGCAGCGCGCTGGACCGCCGAGCGCTGATGGAAGTCGCCATGGATCAGGCGCGGCAGGACGCCCTGACCAGCGTGCTGAACCGCCGGGCCTTCGACGAGGATCTGGCCGCCTGGGACGCGGAGGGCCGCGCCTATACCCTGGCGGTGCTGGACCTGGACGGCATGAAAGCGGTCAACGACCAGGAGGGCCACGCGCAGGGCGACAAAATCCTGCGGGTGTTTGCCAGCGTGCTGCGGTCCGGAGAGCTGGACCAGGGCCGGATCTACCGGGTGGGCGGCGATGAGTTCACGCTGCTGCTGCCCGGTCCCTGGTCGGAAGATGAGGTGCTGGAGGTGGTGGAGACGGCTGTTCTGGCGGCCCAGCAGGTGAGTGTGCTGCGGGTGGGCGTGAGCGTGGGGGTGGCCAAGGCGGAAGGCCAGCCGGCAGCAGCGCTGCTGGCCCTGGCGGACGCCCGGATGTATCAGGCGAAGCGCCGCCGCAAAGCCGCCCGCGAGCAGGCGCTGGAAGCCACCATGTGA
- a CDS encoding glycosyltransferase, whose amino-acid sequence MTDAFRFFLTLLDLAGLILLVLYFVQMGLAAVLPARRLRFPAPAALKFTFVIPALNEGLVIGATVETLRALAPEAQVVVVDDASDDDTGRVVQALAAQDSGVSLLRRTLPQARQGKGLALNWAVQQLLNRLRIDGADLTREIFVIVDADGRITPELLGEASSAFADGRVMGAQARVRIRPSVLSLAPRTLSGRMLEQQQDMEFFIIRHLQHLRQRWHSVGLFGNGQFMRASYVHEQFRQGRLAWPDCLLEDFASGVEMRLAAPDHRMIFLDSAVTQQGLPDLRRFIRQRARWTQGAMQCLGYLPRLWSAGMPWLARLDLSYFILGPWLNAVIVLSLLTQPFRWAFGAHGLILDPLVSALITGVNVVLQLQWVARYQREHRLNTGQVLFTLVSLPVYGFALLLSLPLAYWNHFSGRRTWDKSSRHVEPGEAVPSMNGD is encoded by the coding sequence TTGACTGATGCCTTCCGGTTCTTCCTGACTCTCCTCGATCTGGCTGGTCTGATCCTGCTGGTCCTGTACTTCGTGCAGATGGGGCTCGCGGCGGTGTTGCCCGCCCGGCGCCTCCGTTTTCCTGCCCCGGCGGCCCTGAAGTTCACCTTCGTGATCCCGGCGCTGAACGAAGGCCTGGTGATCGGGGCGACGGTCGAGACCCTCCGCGCGCTCGCCCCCGAGGCTCAGGTGGTCGTGGTGGACGACGCCAGCGATGACGACACAGGCCGCGTGGTTCAGGCGCTGGCGGCGCAGGACAGCGGCGTTAGCCTGCTGCGCCGCACCCTGCCGCAGGCGCGGCAGGGCAAGGGACTGGCGCTGAACTGGGCGGTCCAGCAGCTGCTGAACCGGCTGCGGATAGACGGCGCGGACCTGACCCGCGAAATTTTCGTGATCGTGGATGCCGACGGCCGCATCACTCCGGAGCTGCTGGGCGAGGCGAGCTCGGCCTTCGCGGACGGGCGGGTGATGGGCGCGCAGGCGCGGGTGCGGATTCGTCCGTCGGTGCTGTCCCTGGCCCCCCGGACCCTCTCGGGCCGGATGCTGGAGCAGCAGCAGGACATGGAATTCTTCATCATCCGCCACCTGCAGCACCTGCGTCAGCGCTGGCACTCGGTGGGCCTGTTCGGCAACGGGCAGTTCATGCGCGCCTCGTATGTCCACGAGCAGTTCCGCCAGGGCCGGCTCGCCTGGCCCGACTGTCTGCTGGAGGACTTCGCCAGCGGCGTGGAAATGCGGCTGGCCGCGCCCGACCACCGGATGATCTTTCTGGACTCGGCCGTCACCCAGCAGGGCCTCCCGGACCTGCGGCGCTTCATCCGCCAGCGGGCCCGCTGGACCCAGGGCGCGATGCAGTGCCTGGGCTACCTGCCGCGGCTGTGGTCGGCGGGCATGCCGTGGCTGGCCCGGCTGGACCTGTCGTATTTCATCCTGGGGCCGTGGCTCAACGCAGTGATCGTGCTGTCCCTGCTGACGCAGCCGTTCCGCTGGGCCTTCGGCGCGCACGGCCTGATTCTGGACCCGCTGGTCAGTGCCCTGATCACAGGCGTGAACGTGGTGCTGCAGCTGCAATGGGTGGCGCGGTACCAGCGCGAGCACCGTCTGAACACCGGGCAGGTGCTCTTTACCCTGGTGAGCCTGCCGGTGTATGGCTTCGCGCTGCTGCTGAGCCTGCCTCTGGCGTACTGGAACCACTTTTCAGGTCGCCGGACCTGGGACAAGAGCAGCCGCCATGTGGAACCCGGCGAGGCCGTCCCGTCCATGAACGGCGATTAG